In Streptomyces sannanensis, the DNA window CTGCACTCGCCAGCTTCGCAAGGACCTGGTGGACGGACGCGTCGACAAGATCTATGTCGGCAACCGGCCAGTGCCGCTCGATGGCTTCCCGCTGCTCGGCGAGGCCGGCGTGGACGGCCTCTGGCTGATGACGGGTACCTACCGCGACGGACTCCACCAGTCGCCGCTGCTCGCCCAGGACTTCGCGGCCCGCCTGACCGGCAAGCCGCACGACACCGACCTGGATGTCTTCACGCCACTGCGCGCTCCCATCCAGGCGATGAGCCGGGAAGAGTGCCTGGAGGCCGCGGTCCAGCACACGCTCGCCCTCGGGTACGAACACGACTGGGGCATCCCCGTCGACTGGCCGCCCGTGATCGAGGATCAGCTGCGTCGGCTCTACAGCGAGGCTCTCGACGAGTTCGACCCCGCGTTCACACCGCCACCCGAGCTGCTCGCCTCCGCTTCTCCCGAGATCAACGAGGCACTGCACACGTACTACCGCGCATACGGCGAGCGTCTCTGAAACGCGCCCGTACTTCGGCGAATCGACGAACCGTAGACAGGTGGGCGAAGTGACAGAGCGTTTTGACGACCCTGACCGAACGGCTTGGGGTAGCTACTGGGCAGACGTCCACGACGAGTGGATGGGCGCAGAGATCGACCAGGACTGTCTGCTGGCCCTGAAGGAGCTGGCGAATGGCGGGCCGGTCCTGGAACTGGGCATAGGAACGGGCCGGGTCGCTATTCCGCTGGTACTGACCGGGCTCACAGTCCACGGCTTCGAGACATCCCCAGCGATGATCGAGAAGCTGCGCGAGAAACCTGGAGGCGACCAGATCAGGGTCATCCAGGAGAACTACGTCGACATGAACGTCGAAGGTAAGTACCGGCTGATCCCCTGGATCGACTGGGGTCCCTTTCTCCTGCACTCCCAGGAGGAACAGGTCCGTTGCGTCCAGAATGCCGCGGATCACCTGGAGGACGGCGGTTTCCTCGTAGTTGAAATGCCCACCCGGGTGCCGATTCCAGACAACCAAGGGCCGAACGGCAGTGAACACCTGCTGATCGAATCCATCACGTCCACCAGCGTGGGGCTCTGGGCGGTCGACTACAACCCGTTGGATCAGACTCTCTTCACGCAGCAAATCCTCCTGGAGAACGGCTCGGTACGACTGCAGCCGGTCCCGATGCGCTATGTAAGCCCGGCGGAAATCGACCTTATGGCTCGAATGGCGGGACTGAAGCTGAAACATCGCTGGAGCAACTGGCAGCGGGCCGCCATGACCTCCGAGAGTTCCACGCATATTTCGGTCTACGAGAAGCCGGCACAGCCGTAGAACCATTGCCTTGTGAACGTCATAGCCTGCGCGCGAGATTGAGAACAGTGAGGAGTAATATTGTGGCCTCCCAGCAGGGCAATCAGCTCCCCTTAGAGCAAGAGCACGACTTACGGGGAGTCCTTGACCCGGACTTCCTGGCCCTGGGGCTTGGCGGAACGAACATGATGGGCATGCTCTGGAGCATCGCCATGGGCCGCCGGGCCGTCGGTGTGGAAATGCGTGGCGAGCCGTCCCTCGGAGTGCACTGGAACATTCGTGAGGACATGTTTCACCAACTCGGTCTGATCGACCAGATGATGGTGGAGCGGTACGGAGAGGACGGCGTCCCTCGCCTTGGCAACGGCAAGCTCTTCAAGCTCGCCGAATGCTTCTACAGCCCGCATACCATCGCGGGTCAAATCTCAGCCGACGAAGTGGTGACCTCGTTCGAGGAGCGCATGCACGTCAGCGGCAC includes these proteins:
- a CDS encoding class I SAM-dependent methyltransferase, with amino-acid sequence MGAEIDQDCLLALKELANGGPVLELGIGTGRVAIPLVLTGLTVHGFETSPAMIEKLREKPGGDQIRVIQENYVDMNVEGKYRLIPWIDWGPFLLHSQEEQVRCVQNAADHLEDGGFLVVEMPTRVPIPDNQGPNGSEHLLIESITSTSVGLWAVDYNPLDQTLFTQQILLENGSVRLQPVPMRYVSPAEIDLMARMAGLKLKHRWSNWQRAAMTSESSTHISVYEKPAQP